The DNA window TGGCGCCCAAGGCGGAGGCCACCTGGGCGGCAGTTGCAGCTGCACCGGCCACAGTTGCTCCACCAGCGGCCACATTCTGGGCACTTGGGCTGGTGACGGCGGTGGGATTGACCGACGAGCCGGGCGCTGGTGGTGCTGCAAAGTCAATTGCCAATTAGTGTCTTCCCGAAGAATAAGTTTTTAAGGTTCAAAAAGGTAAAAACTAGGCAATATCTAAATAACGGTTTGGGTTGGTTCTCATATGCTTTGATATCTCAGAAATCTCAACACGCAACGAAGGTTTTAAATAGTTTATTACTTTAGGTGGTCTGTtattaaagaatatttttctgTTGTAATTATTCTGACATGTTTTTGACACACATCTTATCCGCGGAAAATGGCAATAGCCTTTAAaatagttattaaattttctggtatttttaactccaattaatttgttttcttgaGAAATTTTTGGATAGATCTATAAGATATTATGTAATATAACGCTTTAATTAGTAtagaaaatattgtatttataaCTGGCAACGGTGTTACTAAAATGTTACATTTTACTATGGGACAGGGCCACTGCCGACCACTGAATCCAATCCTTGATTCTAATGAGATAATCCAGCAAATGAGAAAGACTTCCCTCAATCGCTATAAACCAAAATTGTCATGCAACGAGCGTAAACACAAAATAATACatgttttaaaattcaaacaGAGTTTGCAGGTGTTTAGTTATACTTCAAGTGCACTTTGCATGGTACGAAGAAACAAACCTTTACAGGAAACGAAAAATGGAAACAATTTCAGTTTTTGGTTAGTtgaaagttttgttttttgttagtAACATTACGGCAAAAAGGTTAGTTTGAGGATAGGTTAGTTAGTGGACAAACAGTGTGTCAGGAACACCAAACTAAAGAACGTAAACACAAACAGGTTGTACAGCTTTTCGaatcaatcaaattgcatAAGGATCTTAGTAATTTTAGTAATCGTTTTTGGTTTTGGAGAGAAATTTACATGTGAGCGTGTCGAAGCTAGTCTGCGCCTGAGAGGGACTCTGAGGCCGAGTGGGCGAGGGGGTCCACTGTGActctataaaaagaaaaggtAATCAAATAAACACAAGGTaatcaaatgaaaattaaaatgaaaatgaagaGGTTTTAACCAAATGGGGTAATGGCCAATCGATGGTTTGTTGTCGATGATGGTAAATCAAAGTTGTAATGTCAGAGGTGAAACGATGTGAAAACCGAAAAGGTGGCGATAACGacgaaaagaaaaataaataaaagtgcgttaataatattttagttACAGTTTTCtttcatcatcgtcatcaatAAATATATGTTTCGGGTTATATATCTTGTGTGTATAGTATGAAGTGTTTATAGGCACTATATACTCTGTTTATCCTGCTGCCACAAGTTGAATTCCCTTCGGTCAGTTACTTAGTGTTCTAAGAGGTTGGTTGGGTAATTGCATATCCAAGTCCTGGGTTAGCCACAATTGTGTTAATAGTTCTCAGTTATTTCACCTTTCAACCCTGGATCCCCGAATGTGTGGTAAGTTTTGATGTTCTACTCAGTAGGTACTCCGTCCGGGTCTATATATTTAGGTCACTGTAATTACTTACAACTTGGACACTCTTTAAAGTTTGTGTAGACTTATTTTATATCCTTTTTGTAAATACATTATAATTCACGGTTGTAAACACTTTTTAGTTATATACGACTTCAATATGACTAAGCATCTTCAAAAAACTTGAGAACATTTAagaaatttgtttgttttaatttattcggAGTTCATTAATAGGAAATAAGTGTAATATTTTAAGTGGCCCTTTTTTAATATCAAGAATGAAAGTACTACTTTAAGAAATTTGATTTCTTAAAGATATTGGAGAACTGATTGACCTTCCTTTAGGATAAACAATAAACAATGCTGTTGAAATCGCACTAAATATTCGGGTTTCAAACAAAAGATATTCCCTGTCCTATGTTTTCACCCCTCGAAGCATAAAAATTTGAGTGAACCCCGCACAATCGGAGACGAATTGCGACGCAATTAGGAGAGTCTGCTCCTAAAACCCAGATCCAGATACTCCTAGGCCCCAAAAAGCTAAAGAGCGAAAGCAACCCCCGGAAAAGCAATGAACTATTGCGACGCGACGACGGTCGTTGACCCAATTTTTGCGCATTTTCAACTCTGCACTTTGACGCACGTGTCTGTGTGGGAGTTGCATACTAGCATAAGGTCTGGCACTCGCTATATGCATATGCATATGCACTTCATATATGTAGGTGCAAGTAGAACATCGAAAACTTGATTAGTGGGTGGTTGGGCGACGGGGGGCGGTGGGAATGTGTGGGAAACTTGTGGCAGCagcagttttcagttttcccGCAGTCGGGAAATTgtcttttcttttattcttCTTCTCAGTCACTCGGTAGCCACTTACGTTGTCCGACTGGATACATGTTTTTGCACTAAGTTAGGTTTggtttaagaaaaataattaatgtatAAAAGGTTGGCTCGTGTTCTCGTTTTTCTCTTGTTGATGTTTCGTGTTTTGGTGTAAAATGTAATTGATTGTTGTTtcctttgttgttgttgcctttgCTTTTGGTTTTCTACTAATTtatagttttgtttttgtttttgtttttgatttcaGCCTTTTGCTTATCACACTTTAAAGTAGTTTAAAGTTTTATTCGTTTGGTTGATTTtgcatttgttgttgttgttgtagttgcgcgtgggcgtggcgtaggcgtatttatataaattggAATTAGCAACAGACAAGTGGGCTTTAGCTCGTCTCTATCTCTCTCTTGATTtgcattattttatttatgttattgttcttgttgcttgttgttgttattttaatattgGAAAAGAACACAAATGTAGGCACAGCTTTCGTTTaattatatgtatgtatcttTTATGTACACACCTAGgcgtgtatatatgtatatgtatatacttatatatgtATCTAATGCTCTTGTAATACAACTAAGAAAAAATTCTTCTTTATGCTCGCATTTCTCGTGAGTGCAATTGTATGCGTGTGTGTGTCTATGTGCTCGGCCTGAGTGTGTGTACTGCTCCTCTATACAGCAAGAAAATGCGTTTGTATgcgttttttttatatatatggcaGCCCAAAATGTGTGGACGTAGAATTCTTCACTTTTCGAGACGTGGTTTTTGTGCTCCAAACACGTTCGCGCCGCCCGTTCTTACGCACAAACCGTGGCCAGACTActgaattttaatttagcaCAACTTTTGTTAGCTTTTCACGTCGCGCATTATGcaaaaaatgcaattttctTCAGCTTTTCCCACAGCAGCCACACACTGGACGTCCACACAAAAATTGTACTCGCGACGTGTGAGCGTGACGCATGCTGTACACTCTTAACCACACTTAAATGAGGGCAAAGCACTCTCGCCTCAAGCCGTGCTAGTGAGCGAGACGACTATACGAGCAGCAGACTGGGCCTAACGAGGCAGGGTTGCTCACTCAGTGTTGTAAAGCAGGCGGAAGTTATCGGTTCTGGATGCCCATCGATATCGCCGCTCAGCTGTTACGTAGCGTGTTTGTTACGTCGCAGTTGTGGGTGAAAAACTGCGGTTTTTCTTTTGCTGATTAAAAAACATACATAATGTCCGTGCCTTTTAGTGGCGCTCTGCGCCGTTCCGGTGGCATTGTCTCTGCCATCGGTAAGCAACTGAAGAGCGTGAACTTGAAGGGCGTCAAGCGGATAACCGTGCAGTTCGATCCGTTTGCGGAAAACGTCAAGTCCACTCGGTGAGTTGGGAAAACCGCTTTCCACCTATCGATAGCGGGACATGCGCAGTCTCCCCCAGTGGATTGGAAAATTTTCACGGAGCCAAAGTGAGGAAAAGCAAAAGGAATTCATACGGAAAAAACCGAGGAAACCAAAGAGGTGCAGTGAAGTATTCAGGTGTTCACCACAGAACCGATCCTTGGGGGCGCTTTCCCTTGGGGAGCATGAAAGGATGAAGTGGATGTGTCGCACTCACCGTACACCTTCCCGATGATGCCCACGGCGGAGGTCATCTGCAGGTCCGGAAACGTCAGCGGCAGCGTGTGCGGGTGGAGCTGAGCTGGCCCGCCGGGAGCCAGCTCACGCTCCGTGGACATTTTAGTCGGTGTCGGCGTCAGTTTGAGGCGGCGCTGGTCCTGGAAAAGCGAAAGCAAATTAGAAAGTGGTAGCAGCGAAAAATCAATGGCCCCCTAATCAGCTCTTTGTTGTCTCTATCCGCAGAGAATTCCTCTTCCTGCTCTCCACACCCAAAGTGGCACTCACGAATCCCAAGTGCGTGGTCAAGCCGGAAATCGTGTGCGATCGACAGCCGGCCAGCATCAAGTTTGCCCTGATTGACTCGGCACAAGGTGAGGATTCCATTTTGGCTTATGCTTAAGATTGTCGCCAGCAAAAACTCAAAACTGGGCAGTGGAGAACCCACTCTTTTAGTTTAAGCAAAGACCTTTTGGGAAACTGCAGTTGCAAAATTCTAGTACCACCTAACTAAACAAAGTTCTTCTGGACTTAGGCTTTGAGTTTTAGCTGCTCTTCCTGCCTTACATCCATACATAGCTGATAATACCCCTCTTCCGCAGAACAAGCCAAAGTCAAGGAGATTCGGTTCAACAGCGACAATCTCAACACTCTAGAGCTCCTGCAGCTGTGCAACAGACACGTGTCCAGTTTGGCACCACCAGAGGAGATCACCACCAAGGTCCTAACCAAGGCGGAGAAACAGAAACTCGGAGGAGGCGCCGGCGGCGGAAAAAAGGCTCTCAAAAAGAAGTAGGGGTGCGTGGCAGCCATCACGATGGTGAGGAAACACAAAGGAACGCTGGCGGTGATCGAGAAGATCTACCAGGATATACCCGCCTTCTCCGACATCTTCACCGAGGAGAGCTTCTACATGTTCGCCTTCTGCTTCGTGTGCGCCACCATCCTGGTGGCCTTCATTCTCTCCCGGTTCATCACCATCAAGCCCGTGGACTTCTGAGCCAAATGTGTTGTCTAACTCCGCACACGtacttttgaaaatatataagcTCTGACATTTACCACTCTGCACTGTATTGTCTTTTTGGCCCGACTGTGCGAAAGGGCAGCGCACGATTCGGTCCGTCGGCCTGCCTGCAGTTTCTTTTTTAAACCTGTTTTCGGTGCCTGGCAAACAGGAAAATCATCTGCTCCTTCTGCTGCTGCGCCGGCAGATTGCTGTTTCTGCCGCTGCGACTGCTGATGTCAGCGGATCGCAGAGTCGCCTGCCGGTCGGAGCTTATAATCACAATGTGGCGGGAGGAGCCGCTGCAAATTGGACCGGAGGAAGTCGAGCAAATGGGCCATGCAAAGTGGACGCTGCTAGGGTGGACCAGCGAAACGGAATTTTGAGGATGAATGTTTTGCATATCGAATGCTCATTAGACCGCTTACAAGGCAAATAATATATCCACTTATCATTTCCGATAagatatattaatttatttgcaGTTATAGTTCTCTAGGAAGGTTTTTATTGCGATATATATGAAGACTTAACTGTGGAACTGGGGCTTTAACAGTTTCTTTATTTGAAAAGTCAAAGGATAATTAAAGTCTttgaataattaaaattaaaaccttttttttaccGCATGGTGAGGTTTCTTCAAAATGACAATTTTCATGTCATCTTCATAACTCttgttaatataaatatatttcgaaAAAGCCCTCTGTTGATACAAAATGGGGTACAAACATAGCGCATGTAAACTTAAAACCGATTATCAGCGATACTTTTTAGTGATTATTTCTGATAAGTATTTATAactttcaaaaataataatttttttttagaaaaatctataaaaaattaatatctTTTGTAGGTTAGAAAGGGTTCTCTCAATAGTAACCAAAAGGTCTACTTCATTTGGTTTTCCGGCTATTGTAAGTTAATGATTTTGGgattaaaaatatcaaaaataacGATTATTTTCGATCTCTGATCAAATATCCCTTTTAACCTCTGCCTCAGTAATAAATAAGAGCAACAGGCCAAAGAGAAAGCTCCTTGGCTTCCAAGACAGCTGTCGAGATGAAGTTGGTATCCCAATCTTCTTTAAAAAAGGGTGCGGGAAGAAAGTGCACAATGCGCTGCAAGCTTTGCGCTTGTATGTGCATATGTATACAGTGTAATCGATGAAATGGCTGCAACTGACAACAAACTGTTGAAGTGTGGCAGCTGCAAAATTGTTCGGGAAAGTGCCTCAAAAAGCTGCAGCACCCTGTCCCTGTGCCTGTGCCTGTGATTAATCGAATTCAGCCAAGTTCAATGTCATGCTGGAAGCTTTCTCGCCTGTTGGTCGGCAGTGTTAGTGTTGCAGGAATCGCATCCCAAaattgtaatttgtaacaCTGTTTTTCTAAATTTTGATCACAAGGCAGGACCTAGAAACCTTGTTCTAACATTTCAGCTTCTTAAAGAATATACCTTCCTGATAatatacacacatatatataatatattatataaatattttcgaaaaatgAATACAATATGAAACATCTTTCATTATTTGTACTTGTAATGGGACCAGAAAGATACAACCCGTCAATGTACCGATTTGAAATCAAAAAACTATCCCCAAACTCTCTTTCAGGATAAAGCGGAGTATCTTAGCGTATTTAGGAAGGACAACGGAGAAGTAAACAGGGCATATAGGCTTCGACTTGTCGAAACGGACTTTTTTCGATCCCTGACGTAATTTGCGCGGGACGAGGGTGGTGATGAAGGTAACGAAAGTTCTATTGGAAGCTAAGGATGTGACCTTTCTACCAAAACATAAACACTGTCTGTACGGTTGTCCCGCTCGCACCCCCACTCCGCTGGCGCTCTCGAAAATTTCCCGCAGCATATGCTCAGGCGCCATTTgtgttttggttttttctcCTGCTTTTTTTAGGGGGACGGGACACCTCTATTATACGTAGCTGCAGCTCCTGCAGCTGTTCTGGAGCCCCGGATTGCCGGCAAAATCAAAGGGCTCCGCGGACTCGAGTGCTTATACTCACCTTATCGCAAAAGTGCAGAATGGGCTGTGTGGCCTTATCGCTTTATCAGCGGCAAATCAAGCGTTTTTTGTTGCGAATTCCGTTTATTTGGGGGGAACTCATTAAGGAGTTGCGTGGGGTTCGTGTCTTGACTGCAGATAATCCCTTACTGGCGGTACTTTCCCAGCACTAATTGGAAGAAACGAGAAAAGATACATGAGTGCGGGAAATGGTTGAAACGCAGTTTCTTTTTCCTATGCGGTTGctactgttgttgttggtgttgcCAGACCGAAGTGCCGGAGATTTTGATACTGCGAGTCCGGGAAgctttttgtttactttgtaATTTGACAACACACACTTCAGCAGCTcctttttatttagtttttttttctgcaAGCTTCCAGTCCTGTTcgagtgtgcgtgtgtgtgtgcgcgaGTGAGTCAAAGTCAAAGGTTGCCAGTGTGTGTGCGactctctctttctctgtcTCGCACGCCTGCCcgtgttttttgtgttttctttGCCTTTTGTTATTGCCGCGGCTTTTAACTTTTATATGGCAACTACTTTGGAGGGAAAAGCTTTCCACGAAATCCGCGAAGCAGTCATGCATTGGAAAAAACATGCAGGCTGCCACCAGCACACGCACACAAACTCACGTCCGCCAAAAGCACcaaacgcacacacacacacacatgcagcAGAGATTGCTGCAAAATGAAagcaccaacaacaacagataCAAAAACATCCAGCCCGCGACGTAAAAACTGGCGAAAATATATTGCAATTACTGTAGATCTGGATATATCCGTATTTTGGATCCGGCAGAGGGAGATCGATTGAGATCGTTATGTATGAGAATCGAGTGCCAACTACCAAAATTTGCGAACGCGCGAGATCTGCACAAACACAACTAATACGCTGGCCGTTTTggaattgaataaaataaatattgttgcgtgtgcctgtgtgtgtatgtatctGTGTGAGACGGCTCGCTGAGAGAGAGCGCGCAGTTCGTGCCAGAAAGGGACGACTAGAGTGACTTATCTAGCGGAGAGCTTTTTGTTAGGGGGACACCAAGAAAATGACCTTGTCGGGATTACTATTCCCGTTACTTCCATAATTTTACTTCCAAGTTTTGAAATTCTGGTGAAatgtaaaaatttcattttcagCAAGTCACAAGGCGATATACACACATACTATTTAATGCATAACAGATAATTGAAAGATAGAGAAGTCCAAACtgcctttttaaaaaatatgttaattttaagttaatgtttgtacattttatatttaaaatgtaatcttaaaTTACCGACAAAAATTCGGTATTAGGGATAttccattatttttatttagaaaAGCAAgtgtaaaatatttcaaaagaaTTCCGAGTATATCAGGCaactaatatttttttaattaaaaaaaaaaaggtcaaACAATTATAAgcagtttatattaaatatgtataagTAACCAAAAATAAATCAGTAATACAATTGTCAGAAAAAACTTTTGATATTTAAGTTTTAGTGTAATTGTTTCCAATATATCGATGGGtaatttaagtttatattTATCTTGCTATACCGAAACAGAATTTATATCCAAGCAGACATTTGACCCACAATATTATTTAACAGCTGTTTAATGCATCTGTAACTCCCTTgttaatttattcaaaatcaaaGAATACTTAATACATGAAAAAATAAGCTTTCGAACGCACTTTAATAAATGTTGGGACGCAAGTTAAAGCTATTTTTGTTTCTCCTCCTGCTTTTCAGCAGCGGGATCGGTGTTCTCGTCCACTGAAGCGGGAGTTTCCGCGTCGCCCTTCTTCTCGCTGGCCGAAGGTTCGCCACCCATGGTGGCACCGGCTGGGAGACTCTTCTCCAGAGCTCGCACAAAGTCCTCCAAGTTGCCGGAGAAGGCGGCAGCCACCGCTTCGTTGGACAGCTCGAACTGCTTCACCACCGGTCCCAGCTGGGCCGATTGCAGAGCATTTGAGAACTGGGCGAGGGCCTGCTGGAACTGCGGGGAGGTGATGTGGTCCTTGATCTGCTGCTTGCGATCCTCGTCCGCATCCTCCGACTCGGGCAGGTGTACGATCAGCGACTTGACCCGCTCCGGATCTGCAATGAGCTGGTTGATGGCCTCGGCGCCGGACAGCGCCGTCGACAAGTCAATGTTCAGGGATCGTCCTGCGCCATGTTCGGGGGAGAGATTGGATAAGTAGGCTTGGAATGGATTGGCATAGGCTCCGGTCGATTCTGACGCCGTTGTGGTCGATGTGGTTGAGTTCTTACCGGAGGCATCCGCATCAACGGAGGAGCCGGCACTGCCGGCAGCCTCTCCTGCCTGCGAGTTCacgttgctgctgctgcgactACTGCCCGATTTGGATGGGGCGGTCGGAGTGCGAGGCACACTGACATTCTCGGGAGTCTGTAGGGCCGAGGCACCACCGCCACCCGATGAGGTGGTGTTGCGCGACGAGGGCGTGCGTGAGCTGAAAGGCAAGATGGAAGGCTTATTATAGCAGTTATTAAAACGTAAACTTCGAAATAGCTAGTCTGCAAATTTGCTGGCAGTTCTCTTCTTCCTTTCGTCGAATTTATCTATTTAATGTCCCCTTAAGTACAGGTATACATAAGAGCGTATAgttgaaaaaataatagttgACTGCGATTCAAAAGTGTCTAAGATACATGCACTACGAATAATAACCACCTATCGCTTTCTTATTACAAAGTCTAAAGAGCTAGTTGTTTTCGAGGGCGACATAACTAGTACAGAAGATCCATAACCTGGCCATGGACTATGATTGTTATTTGGCACACTTCGATTTGGTAAAACAAGTCATGACACGCGATATAAAAAAGCTGACAGTTTTGCCTTCGATGAAATTTGCTATCTGCCAAGTTGACATTGGCAATACAGAGGATCAATCTAGGTATACAGCAAGAAAAGTGCTATCTCATCGCTCCCATTGAGTGCAATATAAATCAAGGCAGATATCTCATTTCTGAAAAGCTAACTTTCTCACTTCATTTGGCCCAGCAGTGAACTCAGACCGCCCATCTGGCCGACGCCTCCGAAGAGCTGCATCAGCTGCTGCTGCGACATGTTGTTTAGCATGTACTGGAGGTCGCCGTCgttgctgccgccgccgccgcgcTGGTGGGCGGAGGGGGGGTTGTTTAGCAGCTCGTTGATGCGGCGACAGTGCTCCTCGTCCTTGTCCGTCTTCGGTTCCTGCATCCAGAAGAACATGCGGCGCGTCGAGGACTTGAACTTGAGCACATAGACGCGGCCCGTCTTGCATTGGTCCACGCGCTTGTACTCAAAGT is part of the Drosophila subpulchrella strain 33 F10 #4 breed RU33 unplaced genomic scaffold, RU_Dsub_v1.1 Primary Assembly Seq24, whole genome shotgun sequence genome and encodes:
- the LOC119559406 gene encoding uncharacterized protein LOC119559406, which codes for MVRKHKGTLAVIEKIYQDIPAFSDIFTEESFYMFAFCFVCATILVAFILSRFITIKPVDF
- the LOC119559403 gene encoding proteasomal ubiquitin receptor ADRM1 homolog isoform X1 gives rise to the protein MGGDSRGVTLVVEEQDKNCSSFAVGDSLNFSKPLQIQRIIYPLSRSARIMFGRQSGLGSSSNSSNLVEFRAGRMNMVGKMVHPDSRKGLVYMTQSDDGLMHFCWKDRTSGKIEDDLIVFPDDFEYKRVDQCKTGRVYVLKFKSSTRRMFFWMQEPKTDKDEEHCRRINELLNNPPSAHQRGGGGSNDGDLQYMLNNMSQQQLMQLFGGVGQMGGLSSLLGQMNSRTPSSRNTTSSGGGGASALQTPENVSVPRTPTAPSKSGSSRSSSNVNSQAGEAAGSAGSSVDADASGKNSTTSTTTASESTGAYANPFQAYLSNLSPEHGAGRSLNIDLSTALSGAEAINQLIADPERVKSLIVHLPESEDADEDRKQQIKDHITSPQFQQALAQFSNALQSAQLGPVVKQFELSNEAVAAAFSGNLEDFVRALEKSLPAGATMGGEPSASEKKGDAETPASVDENTDPAAEKQEEKQK
- the LOC119559403 gene encoding proteasomal ubiquitin receptor ADRM1 homolog isoform X2, whose protein sequence is MGGDSRGVTLVVEEQDKNCSSFAVGDSLNFSKPLQIQRIIYPLSRSARIMFGRQSGLGSSSNSSNLVEFRAGRMNMVGKMVHPDSRKGLVYMTQSDDGLMHFCWKDRTSGKIEDDLIVFPDDFEYKRVDQCKTGRVYVLKFKSSTRRMFFWMQEPKTDKDEEHCRRINELLNNPPSAHQRGGGGSNDGDLQYMLNNMSQQQLMQLFGGVGQMGGLSSLLGQMNSRTPSSRNTTSSGGGGASALQTPENVSVPRTPTAPSKSGSSRSSSNVNSQAGEAAGSAGSSVDADASGRSLNIDLSTALSGAEAINQLIADPERVKSLIVHLPESEDADEDRKQQIKDHITSPQFQQALAQFSNALQSAQLGPVVKQFELSNEAVAAAFSGNLEDFVRALEKSLPAGATMGGEPSASEKKGDAETPASVDENTDPAAEKQEEKQK
- the LOC119559405 gene encoding uncharacterized protein LOC119559405 isoform X2; translation: MRSLPQWIGKFSRSQSEEKQKEFIRKKPRKPKREFLFLLSTPKVALTNPKCVVKPEIVCDRQPASIKFALIDSAQEQAKVKEIRFNSDNLNTLELLQLCNRHVSSLAPPEEITTKVLTKAEKQKLGGGAGGGKKALKKK
- the LOC119559405 gene encoding uncharacterized protein LOC119559405 isoform X1; the protein is MSVPFSGALRRSGGIVSAIGKQLKSVNLKGVKRITVQFDPFAENVKSTREFLFLLSTPKVALTNPKCVVKPEIVCDRQPASIKFALIDSAQEQAKVKEIRFNSDNLNTLELLQLCNRHVSSLAPPEEITTKVLTKAEKQKLGGGAGGGKKALKKK